The DNA sequence TCCGCCGGGCGCCGTCATCGAGGACCGCCGAGGCGACCGACGGACCCCACTGCGGCCACGCGTCCAGGTCGACGAGGATCTGCCAGACCACGGCTGCGGGCGCGTCGATGTACCGGTCGATACGCACACGATCGACGCTACGCCGCCTAGGATCGCGCCATGGAAGGCTCCGTGACCGTGCACATGGCCGCACCGGCCGACACAATCTGGAATCTCATCGCCGACGTCGGCAACACCGGCCGTTTCTCGCCGGAGGTGTTCGAGGCCGAATGGCTCGACGGCGCCACCGGTCCCGCGCTGGGCGCAAGGTTCCGCGGCCACGTGCGCCGCAACGAGATCGGACCGGTCTACTGGACCACGTGTCGCGTCACCGCGTGCGAGCCGGGCCGCGAGTTCGGCTTCGCGGTGCTCGCCGGTGAGCGCGCCCTCAACAACTGGCATTACCGGCTGGAACCCAGCGGCGACGGCACCGATGTCACAGAGTCGTTCCGGCTCAACAGTTCACCGGTGATGCGGGTGTTCTGGTTGTTCGCCGGCTACCTGCGGGGGCGGCGCAATGTGCGCGACATGCGCAAGACCCTGGAGCGGATCAAAGCGGTTGTCGAGAAAACCTAACCCGCACACCGTTCGGGTTTGATAGAACCGCTGCATGGGTCAGTGGTCGCGCAACGAATTGGAGTCGGCTTTCGCCGCACACAAGCAGATCGTCGTCGGCATCGGCGAGACGTGGGACTGGGCCCGCTTCGCCGACCAGTTCACCGAGGACGCCACCTACGTCGAGCACTCCTACGGCAGGTTCTCCGGCCGCGAACAGATCCGGGCCTGGATCGTCAAGACCATGAGCACGTTTCCCGGCAGCGAGATGCCGTTCTACCCGTCGACCTGGCATTCGATCGACGAGCAGAAGGGTTGGGTCATCTGCGAATTCCAGAACCGGATGCGCGATCCCGGTGACGGCAGCATCCATGAGGAGCCCAACATCTCGGTGCTCAAGTACGCCGGTGACGGGTTGTGGAGTTACGAAGAGGACGCCTACAACCCGATGAACTTCGTGCCGATGGTGCGCGGCTACATCCAGCGGTGCAAGGAAATCGGCACCGCCTCCGAGGAGGCAATCACCTTCGCCCGCAAGATGGGCTGGGAGTCCCCGGTCTCCTAGTCGGGGCTGCCCTCGCTGCTGTCGAAGAAGCTCCACTGGCCGTCATGTTCGACTTCCATGCGCCAACCCAGTTCGTGGTAGTTGCCGGCCGAGTCGGCGAACCAGGCGTGCGCGTCCTCGGCACTCTCGATGTCTTTGCTCTCGGCGACATTGCCTTTGGGGTCGATCACGCGGTAGGTAGCCATGGCCCAAGCGTTCCCACCTGAGCACGGCTCAATCAGGACGTCAGAAGTAACCGTTGGCGGGCGGCCACACCCCGTTGACGGCGTAGTTACCCGCCGCGTGCGCCTTGTAGGCCAGCGGGTTGTGCGTCGAGACCGTCCGCACGTTGCGCCAGTGCCGGTCGAGGTTGAGCGAGCGCGCGGTGGCCGACGCGCCACCGGTGTCGAACAGCCGCTCGGCGGCGGCCAGCGTGAGCCGCTCGGCGATCAGCTGGGCTTCGGCGACCACGATCGCCACCCGAGCCAGCTCGTCGGCGTCGTCGACCCGGCCGGAGTCGACCAGCGCGTCGATCGCATCGGCGGCATTGAGAATCAGTGCCTCGGCGGCCGACGCGTGCGCCGAGATCTCGCCGACCGCGTGCAGCGTGAACGGGTCCTGCGCCGCGGAATCGGCCAGCGAGTGGGCTGCCGGGCGGGCCTTGTTCTGCACGTACCAGATGGCGTCGTCGCGCACCGCCGCGGCGATTCCGGCCGCGACCGCCGCCAGGTACAGCTGCAGGAAGGCGGTGCTGTGGCCGAGGTGGTTACCGTCGGAGACGGTGGTCACCTCGTGCGGGCGGACCTCGACGTCGGTGAACCGGGTGCCGCCGCTGGCGGTGGTCCGCTGGCCGAAACCTTCCCAGTCGTCGAACAATTCGACGCCTTCGCGGTCCACCGGCACGATGGCCTGCAGGTCCCGGCCCGCAGCATCGCTGGCCGACACCGCGATCAGGTCGGCGAACAGCGTTCCGGTGGAGTAGAACTTGTAGCCGTTGAGCCGCAGCACGCCGGATCCGTCGGCCAGCAGGGTGGTGTCAGCGCCCGAGGGCGACTTGCCCTTGGCATCGGTGATCGCATTGCCGACGACGATGCCGCTGTTGATCCGCGGAAACCATTCGGCGCGTTCATCTTCGGAGGCCCGGTTGCTCAAGAGACGTTCGGCGAACCCGAAGTGCGGCCGAAGTGCCTGGGCCACATTGGAGCTGCCCCGCGCGATCCGGATCACGGCGGTCAGGACATCGCGCACCGAACCGCCGGGGCCGCCGTAGCGGGTCGGAACCCGCAACGTCAAGACGCCGGTACCGCGGATCGCCTCGACCGCGTCGTACTGCAGCACCCGGTCGCGCTCGGCAGCGGCGTCGGTGTCCCGCAGGTCGTCGACGACGGCGTCGAGCCGGCTCAACCGCTCGGCCGGCGACCCGTCGCGGGGCTCGGTGGTGAAACGCGGACGGGGCGCAACGGGGCGCGCCGCCTCGGATACGGCGGTCATGGAGTGACGAAACCTCTCAACGGTAGTGCGCAATGATGTTGTCGGCGAAGCGATCCAGTTCCGCTTCGATGGGTTGGAACTGCAGCATGAACAGCTCGACACCGGCCTCGTGGAAGGCGTCGATCCGCTCGATCACCTGCTCGTAGCTGCCCACCAGCCCGGCCAGGGTGCCGCCGTTGGAGCCGATCCGGCGGGTGCCGGCCAGCACCTGATACATCGCGGTGTTGGGGTCGGTGCCGGTGGAGATCTCCGGTCGGCTCTCGGCGTCGATGAGCGACTGAAGATGTGCCTCTTCGGCTTTGGCCTGGGCTTCGGTCTCGCGCGCGATGACGAACGCGGACAGGCCGAACCGCAGCGGTCCGCGGTCCCGAGGCCGGCCGCGCAGATCCTCGATGAGGTCGACGGTATCGGCCAGCGGCCTGCCGTTGATGAAGTACACATCCCCGCGGGACGCTCCCAGTGCGCGGCCCGGCTCCGATTCACCACCGACGTAGATCGGTGGAATCTCCTTGGGGACCGGCCGAACCAGCGCCTGCTGACCGCTGCCATCACCGATTCCGACGTGCTTGCCGCTCCACAGTCCCACCACCGTGTCGAGCCACTCGGTGGTATAGGCGTAGCGGTCGTCATGTGCCAGCGGATCGATGCCGAGGGCCTCCAGCTCGGGCAGGAACCATCCGGTGACCACGTTGATCGACAGGCGGCCGTCGGCGATGTCGGCGATGTTCGCGGCGATCTTGGCGAAGACCAGCGGGTTGAACAGCAGCGGCTTGATGGCGCCGATCAGTTCGATCGTCGAGGTGGCCTCGGCCAGGGCGGCCAGCGTCGACCAGGTCTCCAGGACGTCGTTCTCGGTGTCACTGGGATGGATCACGTGCTGGGCCACCAGGGTTGCGTCGAACCCGGCACGTTCGGCCCGCAGCAACAGGTCACGGTTGCGGCGGTAGCTGGGGTCGGGCAGGTCGTCAGGATGGTTGCGGGCACCGTGATTGCCGTAGACCGGTGCCCAGACGCCGAAGCGGGGGCCGCTCATGAGGTGGTCAGGTAGCGCTGGCGTTCCCAGTCGCTGACATGGTTGGTATAGGACTGCCATTCACTGCGCGCGATCGAGATGAAGTCGGTGACGGAGTCGGCGCCGAGGACGTCCAGGATCGTGTCGTCCTGGGCGGCCAACGCCAGGGCCGTACCCAGCGACTCCGGCAGCGGAGAGCCCTTGCCGTAGAGGTTGCCCTCCCCGCCCGGCGGCGGTAGACGGCGCGCCTCGATCCCGGCGATCACCGCAGCCAGCGCCGAGGCCACCAACCAGTACGGGTTGGAATCCGATGCCCCGGTGCGTAATTCGATGCGGGTGCCCTCTGGCGACTCGACCAGCGAGCGAATGGCCGCGCTGCGGTTGTCCCGGCTCCAGTTCACCGTGTCGGGCGCGAACGAGTCCGGCGTGTAGCGCCGGTAGGCGTTCACCGAGTGCGCACCGAACAGGGTGATGGACGGCAGATGCTCGAGCAGTCCGGCGATGGCGAACAGCGCCAGCTCGTTCTCGGCGCCGTCGACCGGGGCGAAGGCCGGCTGCCCGTCCCGCCACAGCGAGATGTGCAGGTGCGCAGAACTTCCCGACTGGTCGGAGAACGGTTTGGGCATGAAGCTGGCGATCTTGCCGTGCTTGCGGGCGACTTCCTTGGCCGCGTACTTCAGCCGGGCGCTGTCGTCGGCGGCGTCCAGGGCATCGGCGTAGACCAGGTTGGTCTCGACCTGGCCGGGGCCGTACTCGGTCTGCACACCCTCCAGCCGGGTGAAGGCGTCGAGGGTTTCGTAGAGGTCGGTCAGCAGCGGGTCCAGGGTGTTGGCGTTCTCCAGCGAGTAGGCGTGGATGTCGCTTTGCACCGGCGTACCGTCGCGCTCGAGCAGGTAGAACTCGAACTCCACCCCCACCTTGGCGGTGTAGCCCAGCGTGGCGAGCCGGGCCAGCACCCGGCGTAGCACCCCGCGCGGATCCAGCAGCGACGGGCTGCCGTCGGGCCGCAAGATGTCGGAGATGACGTGCCCGACACCGGGCCGCCACGGCAGCAGATGGAAGGTCGAGAAGTCTGGGATGGCGTGGACGTCGGAGTAACCGTCGTCCCAGTTGGTCAACTGCAGTCCGTCGATGACCGTGCCGTCGGTGTTCCAGCCCAGTGCGGCCTCGCAGAAGGCGAAGCCGTGCCGGGCGCGGTCCAGGAACTGCTTGGCCGGAATCCGCTTGCCCGCGGCATGCCCGAAGGGATCACTCCAGGCCACCTCGATCTCCCGCAGGCTGCCCTCGTGCAACCGCCGCAGCAGATCGGTCTCGGCGTCGGAGACGGGGCGACCGGCGGCGGTGGGGGCGTCGTGCACCTGCGTCATACCCGGCAAGGTAGGGATAACCGATGCAGGACACCAGGGTTGTGGTCACCCTGAGCAATACGACGCGCTATGGTTCCACGCCGCGCCGCTCGTCGATGACGAACATCACCAGGGTGACCGCCAGCAGCGCGGCGGGCAGCCAGATGGCCCGAACCCCCATGGCCCGGGTGGCATACGCCCCGGCCACCGCCCCGAGCGCGAAGAACAGCGTCAGCAGTCCGTAGGTGCGAAACCCCGCCCGGCTCTTCTCGTCGCGTTCGGCGAACCGGGAGTAGCCGAACTCCACCAGCCGCATGATGTTTCCGGTGGTGGCCAGCGGCACATACACCAGATCGCCGATGCTGCGGAACAGGCCGATCTGGATGCCCGCAACGAACGAGATCGGCACGGTCACCAGGACGTGCGGAATCGAGGCGGGTGCGAACCCGAAGGCGGCGAGCACGATCGACTGCACGAACATCGTCCACCGCAGCGGATGCTTGAGGTGCCGCTCGCCCCGGCCTGCCTTCAGATACGCCGCCAGCCACACCCCGGCCATGAAGGCCAGGATCGGCCACACGTGGGCCAGGGCGGTCACCAGGTGTCCTTCGCTGGCATCCATCGCGAAGAAGATCACGTTGCCGGTCTGGACGTTGGCGAACACCTGACCGCGGGCGATGTAGGTGTGCGCGTCGAGGAACGCGTTGGTCACCGTCAATAGCAGGGCGAAGCGCAGGGTGGTCGTGGTACGCGTCATCGAATCGCAAGCATGCCCTAGTTCCGAAACGATCACGAGCCAATGCCCGCGCCCCTAATGTCGCAGGCATGGGCATCGCCACTCGGGTCAACGGTCAGGCACCACCGGAGATCGCGCTGAGCGATATCAACCTGGGCACCTTCGAGTTCTGGCAACTCGACGACAGCGTGCGCGACGCAGCCTTCGCCACCCTGCGACGCGAGTCCCCCATCACGTTCTTCCACGAGGTCGAATACGAGGGGGTCCCGGCCGGCCCCGGGCACTGGGCGCTGACCACACTCGACGACGTCTACTACGCCAGCCGCCACCCCGACATCTTCAGCTCCTACCCGAACATCACCATCGGCGACCAGATCCCGGAGGTCGCCGAGTACTTCGGCTCGATGATCGCCCTCGACGACCCGCGGCACGCCCGGCTGCGCAACATCGTCCGCAGTGCCTTCACCCCGAAGGTGGTGGCCCGCACCGAGGAGTCGGTACGCGACCGCGCGCGGCGCCTGGTCGCGGCGATGATCGAGAACAATCCCGACGGCACCGGCGAGCTGGTGACCGAGCTGTCCGGACCGCTGCCTCTTCAGGTCATCTGCGACATGATGGGCATCCCGGAATCCGACCATCAGCAGATCTTCTACTGGACCAACATCATCCTCGGCTTCGGCGACCCCGACCTGACCACGGACTTCGCGGAATTCATGAAGGTCGCCATGGACATCGGCGCCTACGCCACCGCCCTTGCCGAGGATCGCCGGAGGTGTCCGAGCGACGATCTGACCACGGCCCTGGTGGCCGCCGAGGTGGACGGCGAACGGCTGACCTCGGCGGAGATCGCCTCGTTCTTCATCCTGTTGGCGGTCGCCGGCAACGAAACCACCCGCAACGCGATCAGCCACGGCGTGCTGGCGCTGAGCCGCTATCCGGATCAGCGCCGGATCTGGTGGAACGATTTCGAGGCCACCACATCCAGCGCCGTCGAGGAGATCGTGCGCTGGGCCTCGCCGGTGATCTACATGCGCCGCACCGTGACCCGCGAGATCGAACTGAGCGGGGTCAGGATGGCCGAGGGCGACAAGGTCACCATGTGGTACGCCTCGGCCAACCGGGACGAGGACAAGTTCGACAACCCGTGGCTGTTCGACGTCACCCGCACCCCCAACCACCATGTCGGGTTCGGTGGTGGCGGAGCGCATTTCTGCCTGGGCGCCAACCTGGCCCGTCGCGAGATCGCCGTGGTGTTCGAGGAGTTACGCACCCGCATCCCCGACATCGAGGTCACCGAGGAACCGGCGATGCTGTTGTCGGCGTTCATCCACGGCATCAAACGACTTCCGGTCGGCTGGTCACCGCCCGAGTAACGTGGAGTCGGGCGGCGCGAGGAGGCCACGATGAAGCAGCGGCTGCACTGGTTCGCCATGCACGGCGTGGTGCGCGCAGCCGCGAAGCGGGGGGCCCGCCGTGGCGATCCCCAGGCCCGCCTGCTGGCCGACCCGGCGGTGCGCGCCGACCCGGTGCCGTTCTACGACGAGCTGCGCGCGCGAGGTCCGCTGGTCCGCGCCCAGGTGAGCTACCTGACCGTCGACCACGCGCTCGCCAACGACATCCTGCGCTCCGAGGACTTCCGGGTGATCTCGCTGGGCGCCAACCTGCCCGGTCCGCTGGGCTGGTTGGAGCGGCGCACCCGCGACGATCTGTTGCATCCGCTGCGCCCGCCGTCCATGCTGGCCGTCGAACCGCCCGAGCACACCCGCTACCGCAAGACGGTCTCCTCGGTGTTCACCAGCCGGGCGGTGGCCGCGCTGCGCGACCGGGTCGAGGACACCGCCGGCGAATTGCTCGACGGCCTCGGCGATGGCCGCGGCGTGGTCGACATCGTCGCCCGGTACTGCTCGCAGTTGCCCGTCTCGGTGATCAGCGACATCCTCGGCGTTCCCGATCGGGACCGGCCGAAGGTGCTGGAGTTCGGCGAATTGGCCGCACCCAGCCTGGACCTCGGGGTGTCCTGGCAGCAGTACCAACGGGTGCAGCAGGGCATCGCGGGGTTCAACTCCTGGTTGGCCACCCATGTGCGCAGCCTGCGCGAGCACCCGGGTGACGACCTGATGAGCCAGCTGATCCAGGTGGCCGACGACGGCGCCATGGACGAGACAGAATTGTTGGCCACTGCCGGCCTGGTGCTGGCAGCCGGCTTCGAGACCACGGTGAACCTGTTGGGCAACGGCATTCGGCTGCTCCTCAATTCACCGGATCAGCTGGCGGTACTTGCCGCCGATCCGTCGTTGTGGCCGAACGCCGTGGAGGAGATCCTGCGGCTGGAGTCCCCGGTACAGCTCTCGGCGCGGGTGGCCCGCGTCGACACCGACGTCGCCGGGACGACGGTGCGGGCCGGTGAGCTGGTGCTCACCTACCTGGCTGCGGCCAACCGGGACCCGGCGGTGTTCGCCGATCCACACCGCTTCGACGTGCGGCGCGAGAACGCCGGCAAGCATCTGGCGTTCTCCGGCGGCCGGCACTTTTGCCTGGGCGCGGCACTGGCTCGGGCCGAAGGGGAGGTCGGGCTGCGCCGGTTCTTCACGCACTTCCCGGACGTCCGGCTCGCCGGGCTGGGTGTCCGGCGCGACACCAGGGTGTTGCGGGGATGGGCCGAACTTCCGGTCAGCCTGGGCTCCCCCGGGCTGATCGCATCGCGGGACTGACCTCAGCGCGGCCGCTGGGTCGCCTCGGCCCCGCCGGTGTCGGCGGGCGTCTTGTCGGTATCCACGTGCGGGTCGATCGAATCGGCGTGTGACAACCGCTCATCGAGATCCTGCCGGCGGGCCGCGACCTCGGCGCGGTGCGTGTCGGCGTTGTCGGCCAGCCGACGGGCCTCGGCGGCCTTTGCCTCGGCTTCAGCTTGTGCCGCACGGGCTTTGGCGGCGGTCTCCTCGGCGACGGCTTCGCGGCGCTGCACGCCGCGGTGCTCGTGGAGGACCTGTTCGCGGATCTCCTCGGCCTGCGCGTGCCGGCGGCCGGCCTGCTTGGTGCGGGCCAGCCAGGCGATCACACCGATGACGACCACGGCGGCGATCACACCGATGACGATCCAGACGATGGTGTTCGTGGTCATCGTGGGCTCCTTCGTCGGAGAGTGTCGCCGGGCGCGGCACTGTCGATAACCTCTCGTTCCCGCGGCGGCGCCGGCTCAAACCGCGCCTAGCGCGCTGAGCATCCCGGCGGCCGACCGTGGCCAGGTGAAGTGCTCCGCGCGCTGCCGGGCGCAGAACCGCCGGTGTGGCTCGGGACGATCGATGACACCGGCCACCGCGCCGGCGATGGCGCGCGGATCGTTGTCGGCGCTGGCACCGCTGTCGGGACTCAGGATTTCGGCCAGCGCCGAGGTACGCGACACCACCGCCGGTGTCCCGCACGCCAGCGCCTCCAGCGCGGCCAGCCCGAACGTTTCATGCGGCCCGGGAGCCAGTGCGACGTCGGCGCAAGCCAGCAATGTGGCGACGGTGTCGCGAGACGACACGAAGCCGGTGAAGTGGACCGGCAGCCCGGCGGCCTGGCGTTGCAACCGGGCCCGCAGCGGCCCGTCACCGACGATGACCAGCCGCGCATCGGTCCCCGAATCACGAAGGGCGGCAAGGGCATCGATGCTGCGGTCGGCGCGCTTCTCCACCGACAGCCGGCCACAGTGCACCAGCAGCACCTGGTCACCGGTGGCCCACCGGCGCCGGGTCTGGGCGCAGAACCGGCGCGGGTGGAACATGTCCAGGTCGACGCCCAGCGGCACGGTCATGACGTTGCGCGCACCGATCCGGTCGAATTCCTCGCGGGCGAAAGCGGTGGTGCACAGCACCGTGTCGTAGTCGGCGGCGGTGCGCCGGTTGGCGACATCGGCCAGTCGGCGAGCCAGTGGCTTGGGCATGATCTGCCCGGTCAGTCGGTCGAGACGTTCATGGGAGATCATCACCGTGGTGACACCGCGCCGGGTGCCCCACCGGCCCAGTGAGCGCAGGGTGAACCGGTCGGACACCTCGATGGCGTCGGGCGCCAGATCGTCGAGCACACCGATCACCGGTCCCGGCAGCACCGCGCGATAGCCACCGGCAAAGGGAATCTGCTTGGCGGGCACCGTGATTCGCACGACGCCGGTGGGCAATTGGACGCTGCCGGCGTCTGCACCGGGAACGATGAGGAACACCTGGTGACCGGCAGCGACGTACTCCGCGCCCAGCCGGTCCACCGCGGTGCGCAGACCTCCCGAACGCGGGCCGTAAAAATTCGCGACCTGCGCGACGCGCATCATGAGCCCATCCGATCGCGCGCCGATGTGCGCGGGCCGACCACAGCGCTGCGGCGCGCTGAACGCGCAGTGAACTCCCCTACGTCAGGTAGCGGCCCAACCAGTCCTGCAGCCGCCGCCAGGCGTCGGCGGCCGCCGCGGCGTTGTAGCGGGGCCCGCTGTCGTTGAAGAAGGCGTGGTCGGCATCGGGTTCCACGACCAGGTCGTGCACCAGCCCGGCCCGTTCCAAGGCGGCCCCGGCGGCCGGCTCCGAGGACGTGACCCGCTGGTCGAGCGCCCCGTAGAAGCCCAGCACCGCAGCGTTCTTCGAACCGGAGAAGTCCGGGTTGTCGGGCAACGGCCCGTAGAACGGCACCGCCGCGGCCAATCGCGGCTCACCGGAAGCCAGTAGCCGCCACACCAGACCGCCGCCGAAACAGAACCCGACGACACCGAGTGTGCGACCGGGTGCCCGGCGCTGCAGTTCGTCGAGGCCCGAGCGCAGATCGGCGACGAACCGGTCGGGTGCCACGGCGCCCAGGGCGGCGGTCGCGCCGGCCGGATCGCTGAAGGTCGTGGTGCCGCCCTCTTCGGAGAGCAGGTCGATGGCCAGCGCGGAGTAGCCGATGCCGGCCAGCCGTCCGGCAACCGTACTGACCCAGTCGTTGAGCCCCTTGTTCTCGTGGATCACCAGCATCGCTGCGCGCGGGGTGGCGGCCTGCGCCCACCGGCCCAGCAGTTCGCCACGCGGTCCGGCCCAGCCGACCGGTACCGCCGCCACGGCGGTGTCCATCCCGGGCGCCGCGGTGGCGGTCGGTGGCGGCGGCGGGGCGGCGACGGGCTTGTCCCGGCCGCAGGCGGCGATCAGGGCGCTCGCCGCCGCGGTGCCCATTCCCAGCAGCGCCAGCCGGCGCAGCGCTTCCCGACGGCTGAGTAGGCCGTCGACATGGTCGGTGGCGATCTCTTCGGCGATGTAGCGCTGCAGCGGGGTCACCTCCGCGAGTATGCGCGCGATGGGTACCCGGGTGCAGAAAGCGTCATCGACCAGAAGGGACACCCATGGCAGAGCACGACGCGCAGCCCGGTGTGGATGCGTTCGAACAGATCGTCGCGCTGCTGGACTATCCGATGTTCGTCGTGACCACCGCGGTGGACGGCCGCCGGGCGGGGTGCCTGGTCGGCTTCAGTTCGCAGGTGTCGATCAATCCGCCGCGGTTCCTGGTGGGGCTGTCCAAGCGCAACTTCACCTATTCCGTGGCCGACTCCGGTGCCACCCACCTGGCGGTTCACCTGCTCTCCGACGAGCACCGGGAGCTGGCCAGGCTGTTCGGCAGCCAGACCGGCGATCGGGTGGACAAATTCTCGCGGTGCCGATGGCAGGACGGCCCCTACGGCCTGCCGATCCTGTCCGACGCTGTCGCCTGGTTCGCCGGCCCCATCCTGCGGCGCTTCGACCTCGGCGACCATGTCGGCCACCTCACCGAACCGGCGGCGGGCAGCGCACCTCGGCAGCTGGGTGGGTTGGTGACATTCGCCGACGTCAAGGACCTCGAACCGGGCCATGAAGCCTGATCAGACGCTGTGAACACATCGAAGGATTTGTCTACTTTATCGTTGACACCCGTCCTGCCAGCCGGTTCTATGGACAACGTGACCTACGACACGATCATCCGCAACGGCCGTTGGTTCGACGGCACGGGCGCTCCGTCGGCAATCCGCAACATCGGAATCCGGGACGGTCGGGTGGTCGCCGTGACCCCACACCCCCTCGACGAGACCGGCGCAGAGGTGGTCGACGCCACCGGCAAATGGGTGCTGCCCGGGATGGTCGACATCCACACCCACTACGACGTGGAGGTGCTCGGCGGACCCGGCCTGCCCGAGTCGGTGCGCCACGGCGTCACCACGGTGCTGCTCGGGTCGTGCTCGCTGTCCACGCTCTACGTCGACGGCAGCGAGGCCGGCGATCTCTTCGGCCGGGTCGAGGCGATCCCACGCGAACACGTCATCTCGGCTGTCGACGGGTCCAAGACGTGGTCGAATGCGCAGCAGTACATCCAGGCGCTCGAATCCCGGCCGCTCGGCCCCAACGTCGCGTCGTTCATCGGACATTCCGATATGCGCACCGCCACCATGGGACTGGACCGTGCGACCAGAAAAGACCAGCGCCCCAACGCCGCCGAGCAGGCACAGATGGAGCGAATGCTCGCCGACGCCCTCGACGCCGGATTCGTCGGACTGTCCTCGATGCAGTTGCTGTTCGACAAGATCGACGGTGACACCTGCCGCTCGCGCACGCTGCCGTCGACCTATGCCAAACCGCGCGAGCTGCGCCGGCTCAAGTCGCTGGTGCGCAAACGCGGCCGGGTACTACAGTCCGGGCCGGACATCAAGAACCCACTGAACCTGGCATCGCAAGTGGCGCAATCACTTCCGGTACTGCGCAAGAAGCTCAAGACCAGCCTGCTGTCGGCCGCAGACGTCAAGGCCAATCCACTGGCGATCCTGATGCTGGGCCCGCTGGCCCGGCTGGTGAACAGGTTCGGCGCCGACTTCCGTTGGCAGCACCTTCCGGTACCGTTCGAGGTCTATGCCGACGGAATCGATCTGGTGGTGTTCGAGGAGTTCGGCTCGGGAGCGGCCGCGCTGCACCTGCGCAACGAGGTCGAGCGCAACGCCCTGCTGGCCGACGAGCAGTACCGTCGGCAGTTCCGCAAGGACTACGACAACAAGTTTGGGGTGCGGGTGTGGCACCGCGACTTCTTCGACGCCGAAATCGTCTCCTGCCCTGATGAATCCGTGATCGGAAAGTCCTTCGGCCAGGTGGGCCTGGACCGCGATGGCCTGCACCCGGTCGATGCGTTTCTGGATCTGGTGCTCGAGCACGGCACCAAGCTGCGCTGGCGGACCACGATCTCCAATCACCGCCCCGAGGTGCTCAAGAAGCTGGCCCGCGACCCAGGCATCCAGATGGGCTTCTCCGATGCCGGCGCCCACCTGCGCAACATGGCGTTCTACAACTCCGGCCTGCGGCTGCTGCGGCATGTCCGGGACGCCGAGCGCACCGGCGCACCGTTCATGACCATCGAACAGGCCGTACACCGGATGACCGGGGAGTTGGCCGACTGGTACCAGATCGACGCCGGCCATCTGCGGCTGGGCGACCGCGCCGACCTGGTCGTGATCGACCCCGATCAGCTGGGCAGCCAACTCGACGAGTACGCCGAGAATCCGGTCGAG is a window from the Mycolicibacterium anyangense genome containing:
- a CDS encoding cytochrome P450 gives rise to the protein MKQRLHWFAMHGVVRAAAKRGARRGDPQARLLADPAVRADPVPFYDELRARGPLVRAQVSYLTVDHALANDILRSEDFRVISLGANLPGPLGWLERRTRDDLLHPLRPPSMLAVEPPEHTRYRKTVSSVFTSRAVAALRDRVEDTAGELLDGLGDGRGVVDIVARYCSQLPVSVISDILGVPDRDRPKVLEFGELAAPSLDLGVSWQQYQRVQQGIAGFNSWLATHVRSLREHPGDDLMSQLIQVADDGAMDETELLATAGLVLAAGFETTVNLLGNGIRLLLNSPDQLAVLAADPSLWPNAVEEILRLESPVQLSARVARVDTDVAGTTVRAGELVLTYLAAANRDPAVFADPHRFDVRRENAGKHLAFSGGRHFCLGAALARAEGEVGLRRFFTHFPDVRLAGLGVRRDTRVLRGWAELPVSLGSPGLIASRD
- a CDS encoding glycosyltransferase, with amino-acid sequence MRVAQVANFYGPRSGGLRTAVDRLGAEYVAAGHQVFLIVPGADAGSVQLPTGVVRITVPAKQIPFAGGYRAVLPGPVIGVLDDLAPDAIEVSDRFTLRSLGRWGTRRGVTTVMISHERLDRLTGQIMPKPLARRLADVANRRTAADYDTVLCTTAFAREEFDRIGARNVMTVPLGVDLDMFHPRRFCAQTRRRWATGDQVLLVHCGRLSVEKRADRSIDALAALRDSGTDARLVIVGDGPLRARLQRQAAGLPVHFTGFVSSRDTVATLLACADVALAPGPHETFGLAALEALACGTPAVVSRTSALAEILSPDSGASADNDPRAIAGAVAGVIDRPEPHRRFCARQRAEHFTWPRSAAGMLSALGAV
- a CDS encoding dienelactone hydrolase family protein, with translation MTPLQRYIAEEIATDHVDGLLSRREALRRLALLGMGTAAASALIAACGRDKPVAAPPPPPTATAAPGMDTAVAAVPVGWAGPRGELLGRWAQAATPRAAMLVIHENKGLNDWVSTVAGRLAGIGYSALAIDLLSEEGGTTTFSDPAGATAALGAVAPDRFVADLRSGLDELQRRAPGRTLGVVGFCFGGGLVWRLLASGEPRLAAAVPFYGPLPDNPDFSGSKNAAVLGFYGALDQRVTSSEPAAGAALERAGLVHDLVVEPDADHAFFNDSGPRYNAAAAADAWRRLQDWLGRYLT
- a CDS encoding flavin reductase family protein, whose protein sequence is MAEHDAQPGVDAFEQIVALLDYPMFVVTTAVDGRRAGCLVGFSSQVSINPPRFLVGLSKRNFTYSVADSGATHLAVHLLSDEHRELARLFGSQTGDRVDKFSRCRWQDGPYGLPILSDAVAWFAGPILRRFDLGDHVGHLTEPAAGSAPRQLGGLVTFADVKDLEPGHEA
- a CDS encoding N-acyl-D-amino-acid deacylase family protein; this encodes MDNVTYDTIIRNGRWFDGTGAPSAIRNIGIRDGRVVAVTPHPLDETGAEVVDATGKWVLPGMVDIHTHYDVEVLGGPGLPESVRHGVTTVLLGSCSLSTLYVDGSEAGDLFGRVEAIPREHVISAVDGSKTWSNAQQYIQALESRPLGPNVASFIGHSDMRTATMGLDRATRKDQRPNAAEQAQMERMLADALDAGFVGLSSMQLLFDKIDGDTCRSRTLPSTYAKPRELRRLKSLVRKRGRVLQSGPDIKNPLNLASQVAQSLPVLRKKLKTSLLSAADVKANPLAILMLGPLARLVNRFGADFRWQHLPVPFEVYADGIDLVVFEEFGSGAAALHLRNEVERNALLADEQYRRQFRKDYDNKFGVRVWHRDFFDAEIVSCPDESVIGKSFGQVGLDRDGLHPVDAFLDLVLEHGTKLRWRTTISNHRPEVLKKLARDPGIQMGFSDAGAHLRNMAFYNSGLRLLRHVRDAERTGAPFMTIEQAVHRMTGELADWYQIDAGHLRLGDRADLVVIDPDQLGSQLDEYAENPVEQYAGLPRMVNRNNDTVSLVLIGGRTVIRDGEPTDLLGAQRTGSFLRVGRSTPAPSPTTTSEFAHAH